The genomic window TTCACCGTCAGCGGCGATTTCGACGCGATGACGGCTGCGTATTTGTCGACCACCTGGCGCAGATATTCCTTCGGCACGATCCGGTTGACGATGCCGAATTCCTTGGCGGTGGAGGCATCGATCGTCTCGCCGGTCAGCAGCATTTCCATGGCCTGCTTGCGGTGCGTGGCGCGCGACAGCGCGACCATCGGCGTCGAGCAGAAAAGGCCGATATTGACGCCTGGCGTCGCGAAGCCGGAGGTGTCGGTGCAGATCGCGAGGTCGCAAGAGGCGACGAGCTGACAGCCGGCCGCCGTAGCGATCCCGTCGATTTCGGCGATCACGGGCTTCGGCAGCGCCACGATCGTCTGCATCAGTTTCGCACAGAGCCGCATGGTCTTGTCGAAGAATGCGCGGCCACGGTCGTCTTCGGAGCGATGCCGCTGCAATTCCTTCAGGTCGTGGCCGGCGGAAAACACCTTTGCGAGCGAGGCAATGATGATGACGCGCGTCTCCGCGTCGTCACGCGCCTCTTCCAGGTTGCGCAGAAGCGCTTCCATAAGCGCAACGGACAGGGCATTCGCCGGCGGATTGTTGAGCGACAGCCGCAGGATGCCGTCGTACTTCTGGGCGACGACCAACGCGTCCGTGTCCTGCTTCTGCTTCATCGAAACGATGTCGGCCATGCTCTGCCGGCTCCTTTGCTTTCATTCCCTGCTTCAGGCGATTTCTGGCACGACTTGACGGGGCCGGACCAGCGCTTTCAACTGCGCGCTTAAGATCGAGACCAAAGGATTGCCGTGAAGCCGGTCATGACCATCGACGCGCTGGAGGCCTTTCTGGCGCAGGAATTTCCGCAGATCAACGAGGGCGGACCGTTCTATGCGGTAACCGAGATAGAACCGGGTGCCGCCGTGTTGCGGCTGATGCCCGATCGTCGCCATCTGCGGCCGGGAGGCACCGTGTCCGGTCCGACGCTGTTCGCGCTTGCCGATCTCGGCGCTTATGTCGTCATTCTTGCCCATATCGGGCCGGTCGCGCTCGCCGTCACCACCAATCTTACCATCAATTTCCTGCGCAGGCCGGCCGACGGCGTGCCGCTCTATTCACGCTGCCGGTTGCTCAAGCTCGGCAAGCGGCTGGCGGTCGTCGACGTGATCATCGTGGACAAAGAAGGGACCATCGTGGCGCAGGCATCGGCCACCTATTCGATCCCACCGCAGACAGAAACTGCGGTAAAATAATACCACATACTTAAGACACTGTTATTGCTGGACTAATTTTACGACGCCTGTGTTCACTGCGATTGCGCGTGTCGGGCCGTTGGGTTATACACCGCTCGCAGCCACGCATGGATCCATGCGGGCAGCACTTGGCCATGCCAAGACAAGCAACAAGAAGCGCCCTTGCCGTGCACGCATGGTTCGGGACCCGAACGAAAGAGTGATATCCATGAAAACCTTCTCGCAGAAGCCTGCAGAGGTGGAGAAGAAGTGGGTGCTGATCGACGCCGAAGGACTCGTTGTCGGCCGTCTCGCCACCCTCGTCGCCACCCGCCTGCGCGGCAAGCACAAGCCTTCCTACACCCCGCATGTCGACGATGGTGACAACGTCATCATCATCAACGCTGAAAAGGCCGTGCTGACGGGCAAGAAGTACACCGACAAGAAGTACTACTGGCACACCGGCTATCCCGGCGGCATCAAGGAGCGCACCGCGCGCCAGATTTTCGAAGGCCGCTTCCCGGAGCGCATCCTCGAAAAGGCCATCGAGCGCATGATCCCGCGCGGCCCGCTCGGCCGTCGCCAGATGAAGAACCTGCGCGTCTATGCCGGTTCGAACCATCCGCATGAAGCCCAGCAGCCCGAGACGATCGACATCGGCGTGCTGAACACCAAGAACAAGAGGACTGCCTGATCATGGCTGAACTGAATTCCCTCCAGGACCTCGGCCAGGCAACCGGCGTGACCGCCGGCTCCGCCCAGGCTTCTCAGCCGGCGCATGTCCGCAAGGTCGATGCACAGGGCCGTTCCTACGCAACCGGAAAGCGTAAAGACGCTGTCGCGCGCGTTTGGGTCAAGCCAGGCTCCGGCAAGATCACCATCAACGGCCGCGAGTTCGAAAAGTACTTCGCACGTCCGGTTCTGCAGATGGTTCTGCAGCAGCCGATCGTCGCTGCCGCACGCGCCGGCCAGTTCGACATCGTCGCAACGGTCGCCGGTGGCGGTCTTTCCGGCCAGGCCGGCGCCGTTCGTCACGGCATCTCCAAGGCTCTGACCTATTACGAGCCGGAACTGCGCGGCGTCCTCAAGAAGGGCGGCTTCCTGACGCGCGACAGCCGCGTCGTCGAGCGTAAGAAGTACGGCAAGGCGAAAGCCCGCCGTTCGTTCCAGTTCTCCAAGCGCTAAGCTTCGGACGGCTGCCAGATCAAAAGGCGGGGCTTCGGCTCCGCCTTTTTTCGTTGCGATGCAGCATCGGCCTTCCCAACCGGCTTCTCTCGTCCCATCTTATGGCTGCCTTACCAATTTTCGATATCGCAGCGCTGGTTCCAGGCTGCTGCCATCCATCCGAAAAGGATCAGAGCCCATGCCATCGAAGTCGATCGATCACGCCTTCAATGCCAGCGAATTGACCGGGGCCGCGTCCGACCCGACCTATGCCGGCGCCCTCTCCTTCATGCGCAGGCCCTACCGCAAGGACGTCGCCGGCGCCGATGCGGTGGTCTGGGGCATCCCGTTCGATGCTGCCGTTTCCAATCGGCCGGGTGCGCGGTTCGGTCCGCAGGCGATCCGCCGCGCCTCCGCGATCTTCGACAACGACCCGCAGTATCCATTCGACCGAGACCTGTTCGCCGAGTTTTCGGTCGTCGACTACGGCGATTGCCTGCTCGACTACGGCAATCACCAGGAAACGCCGGATCGGATCGAAGCTGAAGCCGGCCGTATCCTCGAAACCGGCGCGTTTCTCTTCACGCTCGGCGGCGACCACTATATCACCTGGCCTCTCTTGAAGGCGCATGTGGCCCGTCACGGGCCTCTCTCCCTGGTCCAGTTCGATGCGCATCAGGACACCTGGGACGATGACGGAAAGCGCATCGACCACGGATCTTTCGTAGCGAGAGCGGTGCGCGAGGGCCTCGTCGATCCGGACACGTCGATCCAGATCGGCATCCGCACACATGCGCCCGAAGATTTCGGCATTCAGATCATCTACGGACACGAGCTGGAGGAGATGCGCACGGGCGACGTCGCCTCTCGGATCCTCGCGCGCGTCGGCAACCGCCCAGCCTACCTCACATTCGACATCGACTGCCTCGATCCGGCTTACGCTCCCGGCACTGGAACGCCCGTTGCAGGCGGCCCGTCGACGGCAAAGATGCTTTCGATCCTCCGGCAGTTGCGGCGCCTCGATATCCGCGGCGGTGACGTCGTCGAAGTGTCCCCACCCTACGATCACGCGGATGTCACCGCCATTGCCGGTGCCAGTGTCGCCATGTATACGCTCGGCCTCATGGCTGAACGGCGCGCGATCGAGCGTTCATAGTTCGATTCAACGCGCTCACAGGGTGAATCCGGTCTTGCGTTCAAGCGGCTGGATTTGCTCGCAAACGGGATGACGGACATGGCGAAGATCTTCATCGACGGCGAGCATGGCACGACTGGTCTGCAGATCCGGTCCCGCCTGGCGGAGCGCACCGATATCGAGATCATCTCCATTCCCGAGGAAGAGCGCCGCAACACCGCACTGCGCGAGGAGTTCCTGCGAGAAGCCGATATCGCGATACTCTGCCTGCCCGACGACGGTGCGAAGGAGGCGGTGTCGATGCTCGGCGTTTCGTCCACGACGCGCATCATCGACACGAGCACCGCCCACCGGGTCGATCCGGACTGGGTCTATGGCTTCGCCGAATCCGACCCCGAACGCCCCGAACAGATCGCGTCCGCGCGGTTCGTGTCCAATCCTGGCTGCTACTCGACCGGCGCCATCGGCATCCTGAAGCCGCTGGTCGACGCGGCGCTGCTGCCTGCCGATTACCCTGTCAGCATCAACGCCGTTTCCGGCTATACGGGCGGTGGCAAGCAGTTGATCGCCCAGATGGAGGACGAGAGCCGTCCAGACTATCTCGGCGCCCCGCACTTCCTCTACGGGCTGACGCTGGCGCACAAGCATGTGCCCGAGATGAAGATCCGCAGCGGCCTGCAGCGTACGCCTCTCTTTTCGCCATCCGTCGGGCGGTTTGCGCAGGGCATGGCCGTGCAGGTGCCACTGCATCTCGCCGATCTCGATGGTTCACCTTCGCTGCGCAGCGTGCATGAGGCCCTGGCCGAGCATTATCGCGGGCAGAATATTGTTGCGGTCGTCGATCTCGACGAGAGCATGGCGATCCAGCGCCTCGATCCGACGTCGCTCAACGGCAAGGACACGATGAATATCTACGTGTTCGGGTCGGAAGGCGGCGAGCACGTCAATGTGGTGGCCGTTCTGGACAATCTCGGCAAAGGCGCTTCCGGCGCCGCAGTTCAGAACATGGACTTGATGCTCGGAATCACGCCTGTCGACTGACAGGCGCTAGCACCTCATTTGGATGATCGATCAACCGGCGGCGGCGAGCCGCCCCGTGGGCGCGTAGGATCCATAAAAGGCGCGCCAGTGGGCCACTGCGAAGCCGAGGACGACGACGGCGAAGGCCTGGTGCAGGAGCGCCCAATTGAGCGGCACGACCATGACCAGGGTGATGATGCCGATCAGCGCCTGCATGGTGACGAGGAAGAACAGCACCATGGCACGATTGGCATGGGTGCTGCCTGCACCATGGCGCAGCGCTACGACCATGTGGGCCAGCGCGGCGAACCATAGGGCGTAGGCCGTCATCCGGTGGACAAACTGCACCGTCTTGACGTTTTCAAAGAGGTTCAGCCAAGCCGGATCCATCACGAACAAACCGGCGGGAATGAAGGCGCCGTCGATGAGCGGCCAGGTGTTGAACGCGAATCCGGCGTTCAACCCGGCGACGAGCGCGCCCAGATAGATCTGGAAAAGGACGAAGAGAGCAAGACCGCCGGCGGCCAGATGGGAGCGCTCGGTCGGTGGGGCGTCGGTTGAGTGCGGCGCGAGGCCCCGCGACACCCACATGATGCTGGCGAAGATGATGCAGGCGAGCGTCAGGTGGACTGCGAGACGGTACTGGCTGACATCGACGCGCTCCGTCAGGCCGGACGCGACCATCCACCAACCGACGAAGCCTTGGAGGCCGCCGAGGAAGAAAAGACCGACGAGCGGCAGCCGCAGTCGCGGCTCGATCCGTCCGGTGGCCCAGAAGAAGACGAGAGGCACGGCGAAAAGCACGCCGACGGCGCGGGCGAGGAAACGGTGGGCCCATTCCCACCAGAAGATGACCTTGAACTCGTCGAGGCTCATCCCCCGGTTCACTTCCTGGTACTGCGGGATCTGACGGTAGAGGTCGAATTCCTCCTGCCATTCTTCCGCACTCAGCGGTGGGATGACGCCGTGGATCGGCTTCCATTCGGTGATGGAGAGCCCAGAATCGGTCAGCCGCGTCGCGCCGCCGACAACCACGAGCGCGAAAATCGCGAGCATGACAATGCCAAGCCAGAGCCGAAGCATCCGGCGGTTTGTCTCCAGTTCGCCGCGTCGGGCCTGGGCGGCGATTTCGGATGGGCTGGAAGCGGGTGAGACGGCATCGAGTACGGTCATTGCACTGTCCTTGCAGATTGCCATGGCATTTGCCCCACCCTGCCCTCCAATTCAAGGCGAAGAGCTTTGCGGCATGGCGTCGCGCCGCTTTGCCTGAAGCGTCCGACCGGCTATGTGGAAGATCAAGGAGACCACCATGCCCGTCCGCCTCAAGAAATTCATCGGCGCCTTCGCCATCGTCGCACTGGTCATCATCTATGCGCTTGTCGCCACGACCATCGCGACCTATCGCCTGGCGGAGTCACCCTGGTGGGTGCATCTTCTCTATTTCCTCTTCACCGGCGTTCTTTGGGTCGTGCCGGCCATGCTGCTCATCAGCTGGATGGAACGCCCTCCAAAAGAAAAATCCGACCTTTTGGATTAACGGCGGCGAAAGCATAGGAGGACTTAGTCGGGTGTTCGAGAGGTTCTGAACGCTTCGACTGTTGTCCAGACAACGCTTTGTTCAGGACGATCCCCCATCCTGGCGCGCATCGTGACGAGGTCGTTTGATGACGAGGATCGTACCCATGGAAGTTGCCCGCAAGCCAACCGGCGAACCGACGGACGCACCGCTGATCGCGGGAGTGACGTCGCATGTTCCGGCTCAAGGTGATGCCCAGACGGTCAAACGCGTGGAAATCTTCGCCAGCATCGAAGCGGCCGAACGGCAGTGGCGTTCGCTCGAGACGCAGTTCTTCACCTCCGTCCATCTAAGCTACGACTGGTGCCGCAACTGGCTGGAAGCAACGGG from Georhizobium profundi includes these protein-coding regions:
- a CDS encoding COX15/CtaA family protein, whose protein sequence is MTVLDAVSPASSPSEIAAQARRGELETNRRMLRLWLGIVMLAIFALVVVGGATRLTDSGLSITEWKPIHGVIPPLSAEEWQEEFDLYRQIPQYQEVNRGMSLDEFKVIFWWEWAHRFLARAVGVLFAVPLVFFWATGRIEPRLRLPLVGLFFLGGLQGFVGWWMVASGLTERVDVSQYRLAVHLTLACIIFASIMWVSRGLAPHSTDAPPTERSHLAAGGLALFVLFQIYLGALVAGLNAGFAFNTWPLIDGAFIPAGLFVMDPAWLNLFENVKTVQFVHRMTAYALWFAALAHMVVALRHGAGSTHANRAMVLFFLVTMQALIGIITLVMVVPLNWALLHQAFAVVVLGFAVAHWRAFYGSYAPTGRLAAAG
- a CDS encoding enoyl-CoA hydratase — translated: MADIVSMKQKQDTDALVVAQKYDGILRLSLNNPPANALSVALMEALLRNLEEARDDAETRVIIIASLAKVFSAGHDLKELQRHRSEDDRGRAFFDKTMRLCAKLMQTIVALPKPVIAEIDGIATAAGCQLVASCDLAICTDTSGFATPGVNIGLFCSTPMVALSRATHRKQAMEMLLTGETIDASTAKEFGIVNRIVPKEYLRQVVDKYAAVIASKSPLTVKIGKEAFYRQAEMSLEDAYDYTARVMVENMMARDAEEGISAFIDKRKPEWKGE
- the rpsI gene encoding 30S ribosomal protein S9, with the translated sequence MAELNSLQDLGQATGVTAGSAQASQPAHVRKVDAQGRSYATGKRKDAVARVWVKPGSGKITINGREFEKYFARPVLQMVLQQPIVAAARAGQFDIVATVAGGGLSGQAGAVRHGISKALTYYEPELRGVLKKGGFLTRDSRVVERKKYGKAKARRSFQFSKR
- a CDS encoding PaaI family thioesterase; translation: MAVKPVMTIDALEAFLAQEFPQINEGGPFYAVTEIEPGAAVLRLMPDRRHLRPGGTVSGPTLFALADLGAYVVILAHIGPVALAVTTNLTINFLRRPADGVPLYSRCRLLKLGKRLAVVDVIIVDKEGTIVAQASATYSIPPQTETAVK
- the argC gene encoding N-acetyl-gamma-glutamyl-phosphate reductase — protein: MAKIFIDGEHGTTGLQIRSRLAERTDIEIISIPEEERRNTALREEFLREADIAILCLPDDGAKEAVSMLGVSSTTRIIDTSTAHRVDPDWVYGFAESDPERPEQIASARFVSNPGCYSTGAIGILKPLVDAALLPADYPVSINAVSGYTGGGKQLIAQMEDESRPDYLGAPHFLYGLTLAHKHVPEMKIRSGLQRTPLFSPSVGRFAQGMAVQVPLHLADLDGSPSLRSVHEALAEHYRGQNIVAVVDLDESMAIQRLDPTSLNGKDTMNIYVFGSEGGEHVNVVAVLDNLGKGASGAAVQNMDLMLGITPVD
- a CDS encoding DUF2842 domain-containing protein translates to MPVRLKKFIGAFAIVALVIIYALVATTIATYRLAESPWWVHLLYFLFTGVLWVVPAMLLISWMERPPKEKSDLLD
- the rplM gene encoding 50S ribosomal protein L13, which codes for MKTFSQKPAEVEKKWVLIDAEGLVVGRLATLVATRLRGKHKPSYTPHVDDGDNVIIINAEKAVLTGKKYTDKKYYWHTGYPGGIKERTARQIFEGRFPERILEKAIERMIPRGPLGRRQMKNLRVYAGSNHPHEAQQPETIDIGVLNTKNKRTA
- the speB gene encoding agmatinase, whose amino-acid sequence is MPSKSIDHAFNASELTGAASDPTYAGALSFMRRPYRKDVAGADAVVWGIPFDAAVSNRPGARFGPQAIRRASAIFDNDPQYPFDRDLFAEFSVVDYGDCLLDYGNHQETPDRIEAEAGRILETGAFLFTLGGDHYITWPLLKAHVARHGPLSLVQFDAHQDTWDDDGKRIDHGSFVARAVREGLVDPDTSIQIGIRTHAPEDFGIQIIYGHELEEMRTGDVASRILARVGNRPAYLTFDIDCLDPAYAPGTGTPVAGGPSTAKMLSILRQLRRLDIRGGDVVEVSPPYDHADVTAIAGASVAMYTLGLMAERRAIERS